A stretch of the Capsicum annuum cultivar UCD-10X-F1 chromosome 8, UCD10Xv1.1, whole genome shotgun sequence genome encodes the following:
- the LOC107879492 gene encoding uncharacterized protein LOC107879492 — MTPVGWFFGRLLWGFSVVIESFFSGPALVHRNTFQKGGNALTVTYNVTNRDPNSAGGVRFTNKVGLNYTKQTLANSTNFIWAIFQQTVDADKRLYTTLNCFVENTTNGYIAYTVGNEIHLGTSYIQSYSGNIKTEVTGIIFHEATHVWQWFGNSSTPRGLIEGIADYVRLKAGYAVSNWAQNGQGSRWDEGYSVTARFLDYCNGLRNGFVAELNKKMRTGYSNNFFVKLLGKTPEQLFADYKAKYKTA; from the exons atgACGCCGGTGGGGTGGTTTTTTGGTAGGCTGTTATGGGGATTTTCGGTGGTGATTGAGTCGTTTTTTAGTGGACCAGCGTTGGTTCACCGGAACA CATTTCAAAAAGGAGGCAATGCACTTACTGTAACGTACAATGTTACAAATAGGGACCCAAATTCAGCTGGAGGCGTCCGATTCACAAACAAAGTTGGCTTAAATTACACCAAACAGACACTTGCCAATTCCACTAATTTCATTTGGGCAATTTTTCAACAAACAGTTGATGCTGACAAGAGACTATACACAACTCTCAATTGTTTTGTTGAGAATACCACTAATGGATACATTGCCTATACAGTTGGCAATGAAATCCACTTAGGCACAAGTTACATACAGTCTTATTCCGGAAACATTAAAACTGAGGTCACAGGAATTATTTTCCATGAGGCAACTCATGTTTGGCAGTGGTTCGGAAACTCCTCGACTCCAC GTGGATTAATAGAAGGAATTGCGGATTACGTGCGACTAAAGGCTGGGTATGCGGTTAGTAATTGGGCACAAAATGGGCAAGGTAGCCGATGGGATGAAGGTTATTCTGTCACAGCACGTTTTTTGGATTACTGTAATGGCCTGAGAAATGGATTTGTGGCTGAGTTGAATAAGAAGATGAGGACTGGCTATTCTAATAATTTCTTTGTTAAATTACTTGGCAAGACACCTGAACAGCTTTTTGCTGATTACAAGGCCAAGTATAAAACTGCTTAA
- the LOC107840218 gene encoding uncharacterized protein LOC107840218, whose protein sequence is MAHKIFLISSLFVLAIFTPKIQAVDYSVTNTASNTPGGARFDRDIGAQYSQQTLTAATSFIWNTFQQNSPADRKNVQKVSMFVDDMDGVAYAINNEIHVSARYIQGYSGDVRREITGVLYHESTHVWQWNGNGGAPGGLIEGIADYVRLKAGLGPSHWVKPGQGDRWDQGYDVTARFLDYCNSLRNGFVAELNKKMRSGYSNQFFVDLLGKTVDQLWSDYKAKYRA, encoded by the exons ATGGCTCACAAAATTTTCCTCATTTCTTCTTTATTCGTCCTTGCAATATtcaccccaaaaatccaagctGTGGATTACTCTGTCACCAACACGGCCTCAAACACCCCTGGTGGTGCCCGTTTCGACCGGGATATCGGTGCTCAATATAGTCAGCAAACACTTACAGCTGCCACTTCCTTCATATGGAATACTTTCCAACAGAATTCTCCTGCTGACCGTAAAAATGTGCAAAAAGTTAGCATGTTTGTCGATGACATGGATGGAGTAGCTTACGCTATCAACAATGAGATTCATGTTAGCGCTAG GTATATACAAGGTTACTCTGGTGATGTCAGGAGAGAGATCACCGGGGTATTATACCACGAGAGCACCCATGTTTGGCAGTGGAATGGGAATGGTGGGGCTCCTGGAGGATTAATTGAAGGAATTGCGGATTATGTGAGGCTCAAAGCTGGTCTTGGACCAAGCCATTGGGTGAAACCAGGTCAGGGTGACCGTTGGGACCAGGGCTACGATGTGACTGCTCGATTTCTTGATTACTGCAATAGCTTGAGAAATGGATTCGTTGCAGAACTTAACAAAAAGATGAGAAGTGGTTATAGTAATCAGTTCTTTGTTGATTTGCTAGGGAAGACTGTTGATCAACTTTGGAGTGATTACAAAGCTAAATATCGCGCATAA